In Planctomycetota bacterium, the genomic window GCGCCGATGATGGCCCCAAAGACCAGCAGGATCACCAGCCACCACCAATGCTGCATGAACGAAGCGAAACCCAGCAGAATCCGCGTCGGCAGCGGCAGCACCATGCCGGGCTGCCCGACGATCGGGATCATCAGCTGCGGCAGGATCACGGTGACCAGCAGCGTGACGCTGGCCAGGATCAGCGCCGCCACGATCATCGGGTAGACGGTGGCGCCGATCAATTCGCGGCGCAATTCCACCGAGCGGTCGAGCAGGTCGGCCAGCTGGTGCAGCACCTCCGGCATGCGGCCGCTCGCGTCGGCGGCCCGCGCCATGCCGACGGTCATGTCGTCGAAGGGAATGCCGTAGGACTTCATGGCCTCGTAGAGCGGCTGGCCCGCCTCGACTTTTTCAATCAGCGTGTCCAGGATGACCGGCTGCGATTTGCCAGGAGCCTGCTTGCGCACGATCTTCAGCGCCTGCATCAGCGGTAGTCCCGCCTCGATCGCAGTGGCCAGCTCGCGGATCAGATTGGAGAGCTCGGAGCGGGTGAGGGTCGGCCGGCGCGGACCCAGCGTCATCCAGCGGGGCAGAGCGCTTTCGCCGGGCCTTGGCGTGGTTGAGGTTGATGTTCGCTGCGTTGAAATTCGCGAGGTGGAGACGACGATTTCATTCGATTCGACTTTGAGCGGGGTCAGGCCGCGGCTGCGCACCAGCCGGAGCGCGGCGGCGCGGTCCGTAGCCACCACCACGCCGCTGGATTCCAGTCCGCTTCGGTCAAGCCCGTCGTAGCGCCAGGAGGCCATCGATTAGGCCTCGTCCACGTCCTGGGTGGCGCGCATGACTTCCGCGATGGTGGTCTCGCCGCCGATCGCCTTCGCCATGCCGTCCTCGCGCATCGAAACGAATCCCGAGTCGACCAGTTGCCGAAGCTCCATGACGGATTGGTTCTCCGCGATCGCCGCCCGCAAGGAAGGATTCATCCGGACCAGCTCGAAGAAGCCGAGCCGGCCGCGGAATCCGCTGCCCGAGCAGGCCTCGCATCCGGCGCCGATCGTGACCATGCCGGCGAATTGCTCGAACTCCGCGGGCGAGATGCGCACGCGGTCGTCCTCGGACATCGCCACCTTCTGGGCGCAGGCCCGGCAGACCCGGCGGCCCAGCCGCTGCGCCAGCACGCCTTCGAGCACGCTGGCAATCAGGTAGGGCTCGGCGCCCATGTCGACGATGCGGCCCACGCTGGAGAGGGCGTCGTTGGTGTGCAGCGTGCTCAGGATCAAGTGTCCGGTCAGCGCGCTGCGGATGGCGATGTCGACGGTCTCGGCGTCGCGGATTTCACCCACCAGGATCACGTCGGGATCCTGGCGCAAAATGCTGCGCAGACCGCTGGCAAAGGTCAGGCCGCGTTTCGGGTTCACCGGAATCTGGTTGATGCCGGCGAGCTCGTATTCCACCGGGTCCTCGATGGTCAGGATTTTCTTGCGCGGGTCGTAAAGCTTGCTCAGCGCCGCGTAGAGCGTGGTGGTTTTTCCGCTGCCGGTTGGTCCCGTCACCAGCACGAGTCCGTGCGGCTTGGAGATCAGCTTGTCCATCATCTCCACCTGGTGCTGGTGCATGCCCAGGCTCTTCAGGTCCAGGGGCAGCGACGACTTGTCCAGGATGCGCATGACCACGCTCTCGCCGTAGATCGTGGGCACGGTGGAGACGCGGATGTCCACCTTGCGGCCTTCGAAGCGCAGCGTGATGTGGCCATCCTGCGGAACGTAGCGCTCCGCGATGTTCATCATGGACATGATCTTGATGCGTCCGATGATCGCGGGCTGCAGATGCTTGGGCGGACTCTGCTGCTCCACCAGCACGCCGTCGATGCGGTACTTGACCTTCAATTCGCCCTCGAAGGGCTCGATGTGAATGTCGCTGGTGCGCTTCTGGATGGCCTCGAGAATCAGCAGGTTGACCAGGTTGACCAGCGTGGGCTGCTCGGCCATGCGATGCACGTCGTCGGCCTGGATCGCGTCGAGATTCTGCTCGACTTCGCCGCTGCTTTCGCTGTTGCCTGCCAGGCTCTCCGCCATCCGCGCCGCGGTGACGCCGTAGGACTGCCGCATAAGCTCGCCGAAAGCCTCGGGCGCCACGCCGACCCGCTCGATCGGCATGTTGGCGATGGTGGCCGCCTCGTCCACCGCGTGCAGATCAAAGGGATCCGCCATCGCGGCGCGGAGCTTGCCTCCGGCGATCGACAACGGAACCACCCGCAGCCGCACGGCGATTTCGGAGGGAATCAGGCGGACCGCGTCGGCGTCGGAGGCGACGGGCTTCGCGAGCCAGGTGAATCCCGCGGCGGCGCAGCGCTCCTGGGGCGAGTTCGCGGCCGCGGCTCGCAGCATCGCGGCGACTCGTCCATTGGCATCACGACTGGGGACAACTTCGGGCACGGGTCGCGAGGGATTACTCCACGGTCTCCTGGTTCTTGGGTGCGGGATCGTCGCCCGCGGCAGGCGGAGCGGGGTCGGCGTTGCCTGGAGCGGCGGGTGCGGCCGGCGGATCTCCGGGTCCCTTGGGCTTGGGATGATGGTTGGCGCCCTCGTACATGCCCGGCGTGCTGGTTGGCGGCGGGGGACGCAAGCCGGGCACGCCGGCGGCGAGCCGTTCGGTCTGGTCCGGTGTCAGCAATTTCAGCACGCCTTCCCGAGTCTCCTGCACAATCCGGTTCTTCTCGTTGCGCAGGGGAACCATCGGATCCTGCGGAACGGCCGGCGCCTCGGTTCCATCCTTTGCGGCCTTCTTCGCGGCCACGGCGAGCGTCTTGCGCCGCGCCTTCTTCGGCTCCTCGGCCCGCGTGGTCTCGAGCATGCGCGATTGCAGCGAGGCCAGGGCGCCGCTCCATGCCGTCTGGGCGGCGTCGACTCCCTGTCGCTGCTCGGCGGTGAGATCGTTCAGGTTCAGCACCGCGGCGAAGAAGCTGGCCAGGGCGTCGGGCTGGAAAATTTCGCGGTAGCCCTGGGAGAGGGCGCGGGTCCGGAAGTCCTCGGCGTGCGGCGCCGGAAGGGACGCGGCGATTTTCTCGATCGACTCATCCTGGACCTGCCGCACCGCGACACGCACGGCCATGATCTGCTCCTGCAGGTCGGAGCCCGCGTTGGAGTTCATGGAGTCCATGGCGTCGGTGAACTTGGGCAGCAGCGCCGTGATCTTGGTGTCGCGGGCCTTGAGCGCGGCGTCCAGGGCCAGCTCATACTGGTCCAGGGCCGGCGCGGCGGTGGCGAGGACATCCGGCTGCAACTGCATCTGGCGGACGATCAGGACCAGGTCAACGCCCTCGCCCATCAAATCGGAATCTTCAAGAGAGCGGGTGCGCAGCACGGCGCGTTC contains:
- a CDS encoding type II secretion system F family protein; this translates as MASWRYDGLDRSGLESSGVVVATDRAAALRLVRSRGLTPLKVESNEIVVSTSRISTQRTSTSTTPRPGESALPRWMTLGPRRPTLTRSELSNLIRELATAIEAGLPLMQALKIVRKQAPGKSQPVILDTLIEKVEAGQPLYEAMKSYGIPFDDMTVGMARAADASGRMPEVLHQLADLLDRSVELRRELIGATVYPMIVAALILASVTLLVTVILPQLMIPIVGQPGMVLPLPTRILLGFASFMQHWWWLVILLVFGAIIGARRWLQDDEHRRLKDYALLRTPLLGKLLRDVAVARFTRTLGTLVSAGLPILQSLRITKDTLGNAVLMRAIDEVEEKVTTGQSLAEPLERCGFFPPLLVQIVNIGERSGRLEGMLLHAATAFDRQVNTSIKIFTKALPPILLVFMAIIAGFVLAGILMPLLQLQSALGG
- a CDS encoding GspE/PulE family protein, with product MLRAAAANSPQERCAAAGFTWLAKPVASDADAVRLIPSEIAVRLRVVPLSIAGGKLRAAMADPFDLHAVDEAATIANMPIERVGVAPEAFGELMRQSYGVTAARMAESLAGNSESSGEVEQNLDAIQADDVHRMAEQPTLVNLVNLLILEAIQKRTSDIHIEPFEGELKVKYRIDGVLVEQQSPPKHLQPAIIGRIKIMSMMNIAERYVPQDGHITLRFEGRKVDIRVSTVPTIYGESVVMRILDKSSLPLDLKSLGMHQHQVEMMDKLISKPHGLVLVTGPTGSGKTTTLYAALSKLYDPRKKILTIEDPVEYELAGINQIPVNPKRGLTFASGLRSILRQDPDVILVGEIRDAETVDIAIRSALTGHLILSTLHTNDALSSVGRIVDMGAEPYLIASVLEGVLAQRLGRRVCRACAQKVAMSEDDRVRISPAEFEQFAGMVTIGAGCEACSGSGFRGRLGFFELVRMNPSLRAAIAENQSVMELRQLVDSGFVSMREDGMAKAIGGETTIAEVMRATQDVDEA